The sequence below is a genomic window from Streptomyces sudanensis.
GGCGTCTTCCTGCAGGCCAACGAGGACGGCACCTGCGACATCTTCACCGGCGGCCGCAAGCTCCGCGTGAACGTCAGCCCCAGCGTCGAGCCCGACCGGCTCCGGCGGGGCCAGGAGGTCATGCTCAACGAGGCGCTCAACGTGGTCGAGGCCATGGAGTTCGAGCGCGCCGGGGACATCGTCACCCTGAAAGAGGTCCTCGAGGACGGCGAGCGCGCCCTGGTCATCGGCCACACCGACGAGGAACGGGTCGTACGGCTCGCCGAGCCCCTGCTGGAGGCCACCATCCGGCCCGGCGACGCCCTCCTGCTCGAGCCCCGCTCCGGCTACGTCTACGAGGTCATCCCCAAGAGCGAGGTCGAGGAGCTCGTCCTGGAGGAGGTCCCGGACGTCGACTACGACAAGATCGGCGGCCTGGGCAACCAGATCGAACTGATCCGCGACGCGGTCGAGCTGCCGTACCTCCACCCCGACCTCTTCAGCGAGCACGAGCTGCGGCCCCCGAAGGGCATCCTGCTGTACGGCCCGCCCGGCTGCGGCAAGACCCTCATCGCCAAGGCCGTGGCCAACTCCCTCGCGAAGAAGGTCGCCGAGGTCACCGGGCAGCCCGCCGGCAAGAGCTACTTCCTCAACATCAAGGGCCCCGAGCTCCTCAACAAGTACGTCGGCGAGACCGAGCGGCACATCCGCCTGGTCTTCCAGCGGGCCCGGGAGAAGGCGTCCGAGGGCACTCCCGTGATCGTCTTCTTCGACGAGATGGAGTCCCTCTTCCGCACCCGCGGCTCCGGCGTCAGCTCGGACGTGGAGAACACCATCGTCCCCCAGCTGCTCGCCGAGATCGACGGCGTCGAAGGACTCGAGAACGTCATCGTCATCGGCGCCTCCAACCGCGAGGACATGATCGACCCGGCGATCCTCCGGCCCGGCCGCCTGGACGTGAAGATCAAGATCGAGCGTCCGGACGCCGAGGCCGCCAAGGACATCTTCGCCAAGTACCTCACCCCGTCCCTGCCGCTCCACGCGGACGACATCGCCGAGCACAACGGCTCCAAGGAAGCCGCCGCACAGGCCATGATCCAGTCGGTCGTGGAGCAGATGTACGCGGAATCCGAGGAGAACCGCTTCCTGGAGGTCACGTACGCCAACGGCGACAAGGAAGTCCTGTACTTCAAGGACTTCAATTCCGGTGCGATGATCCAGAACATCGTCGACCGGGCCAAGAAGATGGCCATCAAGGCCTACCTCGACCAGAACCAGAAGGGCATCCGGGTCTCCCACCTCCTCCAGGCGTGCGTGGACGAGTTCAAGGAGAACGAGGACCTGCCCAACACCACCAACCCGGACGACTGGGCCCGCATCTCCGGAAAGAAGGGCGAGCGGATCGTCTTCATCCGCACCCTCGTCACCGGAAAGCAGGGCGCGGACACCGGGCGCTCCATCGACACGGTGGCGAATACCGGCCAGTACCTCTAGGAGCGCGCAGAACCGGCTGCGGCGTCCCCGGCCCCCCGAAAGGGGGAGGGCGCGTCGCAGCCGGTCGCATTCCGCCGGACACCGCCGGACAGAGGGCCGCGCCGCAGCAATGGCGTATTTGATCTCCCCTCCAGCGCGAAGGCGCTCTAGGCTCATCCGTACCGCCGAATCGCGCAGTGCGGGGTCGGGCACCGCACACGCATCGGAGAACCGGTACTCGGGCGCCGTCCCCGCGTGGGGACGCCGCCGGGCAAGGAGGGTCGCATGACCGTACGGCGAGTAATGGGCATCGAGACGGAGTACGGGATCTCCGTCCCCGGCCACCCGAACGCCAATGCCATGCTCACCTCGTCCCAGATCGTCAACGCCTACGCGGCGGCGATGCACCGGGCGCGCCGCGCCCGCTGGGACTTCGAGGAGGAGAACCCGCTGCGGGACGCCCGCGGCTTCGACCTCGCCCGCGAGGCCGCCGACTCCACCCAGCTCACCGACGAGGACATCGGTCTCGCCAACGTCATCCTGACCAACGGCGCCCGCCTCTACGTGGACCACGCCCACCCGGAGTACAGCGCGCCCGAGGTCACCAACCCCCGCGACGCGGTCCTGTGGGACAAGGCCGGCGAGCGGATCATGGCCGAGGCCGCCGAACGGGCCACCCAGCTGCCCGGCGCCCAGCCCATCCACCTCTACAAGAACAACACCGACAACAAGGGCGCCTCCTACGGCACGCACGAGAACTACCTGATGAAGCGGGAGACCCCCTTCTCGGACATCGTGCGCCACCTCACGCCCTTCTTCGTCTCCCGCCAGGTCGTCACCGGGGCCGGTCGCGTCGGCATCGGCCAGGACGGCCAGGAGCACGGCTTCCAGATCAGTCAGCGCGCGGACTACTTCGAGGTCGAGGTCGGGCTGGAGACGACACTCAAACGGCCCATCATCAACACGCGCGACGAGCCGCACGCGGACGCCGAGAAGTACCGCCGCCTCCATGTCATCATCGGCGACGCCAACCTCTCGGAGATCTCCACCTACCTGAAGCTCGGCACGACCGCGCTGGTCCTGTCGATGATCGAGGACGGCTTCATCACCGTCGACCTCGCCGTCGACCAGCCGGTGCGCACCCTCCACCAGGTCTCGCACGACCCCACGCTCCGGCGGCTGATCACGCTCCGCAGCGGCCGGACACTGACCGCGGTGCAACTCCAGACGGAGTACTGCGAGCTCGCCCGCAAGTACGTCGAGAACCGTTTCGGCGCCGACGCCGACGAGCAGACCCTGGACGTCCTCACCCGCTGGGAGGACACCCTCCGCAGGCTGGAGAGCGACCCCATGAGCCTCGCCGGGGAACTGGACTGGGTGGCGAAGCTGGAGCTGATGGAGGGCTACCGGCGCCGCGACCGCCTCGACTGGGACGCCGCGCGCCTCCACCTGGTGGACCTCCAGTACGCCGACGTGCGCCCCGAGAAGGGCCTGTACAACCGTCTGGTGGCCCGCGGGCGCATGAAGCGGCTGCTGGACGAGCGGGAGGTGGAGCGGGCCGAGAGGAGGCCGCCGGAGGACACCAGGGCCTACTTCCGCGGCCGGTGCCTGGAGCAGTACGCGGACGACGTGGCCGCGGCCTCCTGGGACTCGGTGATCTTCGACCTCCCCGGCCGCGACTCCCTGCAGCGGGTGCCCACGCTGGAGCCGCTGCGGGGCACCCGGGAGCACGTGAAGGACCTCCTCGACCGCTGCCGTACGGCCGAGGAGCTGGTCCGGACCCTTTCGGGCGGCTGAGGGGCGCTTCACGGGGCCGCCGCAGGGAATCATGGAGGTGGCCCGGACGTCGAGAAGACAGGGCCGATGTCAGACCGTGCTTGTAGGGTCTGACCTTGAGACACCTGACCAAGCGGGCAATTCCGAGCGGGGTGAGGGACATGGCGACCAAGGACACCGGCGGCGGCCAGCAGAAGGCCACGCGTTCCACTGAAGAGGCCGAGGACCAGGCACCCGAGGCGCAGGCCTCGGAGGATCTCAAGGAGCGCCACGAGAAGCTCAGCGACGACGTGGACTCGGTCCTGGACGAGATCGACGACGTCCTGGAGGAGAACGCGGAGGACTTCGTGCGGTCCTTCGTCCAGAAGGGCGGCCAGTGACGGCCGCGTGACCTCCTGGCCGGGGCCGGGGTCGGGGAGGGGAGCGCCGCACGCGTCCCGGCCCGACCGCACCGCGCGCGGCGCTCGCCCGCGGACGGCCCGGGACCGCGCCGCCCCGGCGGGGCGCCGCCGTGCCGGGCCCGCCCGTCCGGCGGCCGTCCGGCGGCATGTGGATCTTCGCCATGCTGCGGGTAAGGTCCCTGGCGTACTGTGCTTCAACTGCAATCCGGCCATCGGCAAGCCGAGGGGTGACCGCGGCGTCACCGGGCGGGCCGCCGCACACGTGGAGGGGAACTCGTGGAAGCCAACACTCGAACCACAGGGCGTCTGCCGGCTGCCTTCCTGACACCCGGGTCCTCGTCCTTCATGGA
It includes:
- the arc gene encoding proteasome ATPase — its product is MAAHDDDINRGIRPGRGSDDPAGQVAYLEQEIAVLRRKLADSPRHTRILEERIVELQTSLAGVSAQNERLANTLREARDQIVALKEEVDRLAQPPAGFGVFLQANEDGTCDIFTGGRKLRVNVSPSVEPDRLRRGQEVMLNEALNVVEAMEFERAGDIVTLKEVLEDGERALVIGHTDEERVVRLAEPLLEATIRPGDALLLEPRSGYVYEVIPKSEVEELVLEEVPDVDYDKIGGLGNQIELIRDAVELPYLHPDLFSEHELRPPKGILLYGPPGCGKTLIAKAVANSLAKKVAEVTGQPAGKSYFLNIKGPELLNKYVGETERHIRLVFQRAREKASEGTPVIVFFDEMESLFRTRGSGVSSDVENTIVPQLLAEIDGVEGLENVIVIGASNREDMIDPAILRPGRLDVKIKIERPDAEAAKDIFAKYLTPSLPLHADDIAEHNGSKEAAAQAMIQSVVEQMYAESEENRFLEVTYANGDKEVLYFKDFNSGAMIQNIVDRAKKMAIKAYLDQNQKGIRVSHLLQACVDEFKENEDLPNTTNPDDWARISGKKGERIVFIRTLVTGKQGADTGRSIDTVANTGQYL
- the dop gene encoding depupylase/deamidase Dop, whose translation is MTVRRVMGIETEYGISVPGHPNANAMLTSSQIVNAYAAAMHRARRARWDFEEENPLRDARGFDLAREAADSTQLTDEDIGLANVILTNGARLYVDHAHPEYSAPEVTNPRDAVLWDKAGERIMAEAAERATQLPGAQPIHLYKNNTDNKGASYGTHENYLMKRETPFSDIVRHLTPFFVSRQVVTGAGRVGIGQDGQEHGFQISQRADYFEVEVGLETTLKRPIINTRDEPHADAEKYRRLHVIIGDANLSEISTYLKLGTTALVLSMIEDGFITVDLAVDQPVRTLHQVSHDPTLRRLITLRSGRTLTAVQLQTEYCELARKYVENRFGADADEQTLDVLTRWEDTLRRLESDPMSLAGELDWVAKLELMEGYRRRDRLDWDAARLHLVDLQYADVRPEKGLYNRLVARGRMKRLLDEREVERAERRPPEDTRAYFRGRCLEQYADDVAAASWDSVIFDLPGRDSLQRVPTLEPLRGTREHVKDLLDRCRTAEELVRTLSGG
- a CDS encoding ubiquitin-like protein Pup; translated protein: MATKDTGGGQQKATRSTEEAEDQAPEAQASEDLKERHEKLSDDVDSVLDEIDDVLEENAEDFVRSFVQKGGQ